The following are from one region of the Equus asinus isolate D_3611 breed Donkey chromosome 27, EquAss-T2T_v2, whole genome shotgun sequence genome:
- the LOC123277566 gene encoding putative protein FAM90A9 produces the protein MADPSTRHWPSSLLKAQKRKKQPKGAAGPRVPPAEEEDPRVKCKDCGAFGHHARSLRCPMKRWHGALAPQPLGSRKLKENLEPRPQQVPPIPRPSSQAEREREQRQRQDEQRRKALVQRFPRRPQGRQQPSWKEGTESCDYVRHANRPLPVHTTKRETEPGLELLWRLPVRTPDRTSTGCAGSAIQSPGVSLFSPRGLEHGREVSVPPSPPRASPHWAQDPTVMVQLRDETPSWLSPEEPQAACKTQGLGHTPDTQAQARSLDVQSHPCQQPAAHLWDRHCKISIQAAGKRGPRLPIHTGQNLPKKPRLGRCQSPQRSPQRPHQGLVQTLQPPPCSADEAPQVARKAPRDLQGSGLQPGHNTPPLSAVQPCTVPHRPPLHHVPGQPLRMLFTRSDKGWWSSRFLTAPSFHPAEKTSRPVESPPILQKSEGQRSLVPPSVLYEDLQAPGKLPHGLGSWSCTHLSTVYGRNEEHSSLSGTPESKSSGRRR, from the exons ATGGCGGATCCTTCCACACGGCACTGGCCTTCCAGCCTGCTCAAGGCCCAGAAACGGAAGAAGCAACCCAAGGGAGCAGCGGGGCCGAGGGTTCCCCCGGCAGAGGAGGAGGATCCCAGG GTGAAGTGCAAAGACTGCGGAGCCTTTGGGCACCACGCGAGAAGCCTGAGGTGCCCCATGAAGCGTTGGCACGGGGCCCTTGCCCCCCAGCCCTTGGGCTCCAGAAAGCTGAAGGAGAACCTGGAACCACGGCCTCAGCAGGTCCCGCCCATCCCGcggccctccagccaggcggagagagagagggagcaaagaCAAAG GCAAGACGAGCAGCGGAGGAAGGCTCTGGTGCAGAGGTTTCCCAGGAGACCCCAAGGGAGGCAGCAGCcgagctggaaggaagggacagagtcCTGTGACTACGTGAGG CATGCAAACAGGCCACTGCCGGTCCACACAACCAAGAGGGAAACCGAGCCGGGCCTCGAGCTCCTGTGGAGGCTGCCTGTGAGGACACCCGACAGGACGTCCACTGGCTGTGCAGGATCTGCCATCCAAAGTCCTGGAGTGAGCCTCTTCTCCCCTCGAGGACTTGAGCATGGAAGGGAAGTTTCTGTCCCTCCAAGCCCTCCCCGAGCGTCCCCACATTGGGCCCAGGACCCTACCGTCATGGTCCAGCTAAGAGACGAGACGCCCAGTTGGTTGTCCCCggaagaaccccaggccgcctgcaAGACGCAAGGCCTGGGCCACACCCCCGACACCCAGGCACAAGCCCGGTCTCTGGATGTCCAGTCGCATCCCTGCCAACAGCCTGCTGCCCATCTTTGGGACCGGCACTGCAAAATCAGCATCCAGGCAGCAGGCAAGAGAGGTCCTCGGCTCCCCATTCACACTGGCCAGAACCTCCCAAAGAAACCGAGACTCGGTCGCTGCCAGAGCCCCCAGAGGAGCCCTCAGAGACCACATCAGGGTCTTGTCCAgactctccagcctcccccaTGTTCAGCGGACGAGGCACCCCAAGTCGCCAGGAAGGCTCCTCGCGACCTGCAAGGCAGTGGCCTCCAGCCTGGCCACAACACGCCTCCCCTGAGCGCTGTGCAGCCCTGCACGGTGCCCCATCGTCCACCACTGCACCACgttccaggccagcccctcagaatgCTCTTCACAAGATCAGACAAGGGCTGGTGGAGCTCCAGGTTCCTGacagctccctccttccatcctgctGAGAAGACAAGCCGTCCTGTGGAAAGCCCTCCCATCTTACAGAAGTCTGAGGGACAGCGTTCCCTGGTCCCACCGAGTGTCCTCTACGAGGACCTTCag GCCCCTGGGAAGCTGCCCCACGGCCTGGGCAGTTGGTCCTGCACCCACCTTTCTACAGTCTACGGACGGAACGAGGAGCACAGCTCGCTTTCAG
- the LOC139042287 gene encoding putative protein FAM90A9 — protein MADPSTRHWPSSLLKAQKRKKQPKGAAGPRVPPAEEEDPRVKCKDCGAFGHHARSLRCPMKRWHGALAPQPLGSRKLKENLEPRPQQVPPIPRPSSQAEREREQRQRQDEQRRKALVQRFPRRPQGRQQPSWKEGTESCDYVRHANRPLPVHTTKRETEPGLELLWRLPVRTPDRTSTGCAGSAIQSPGVSLFSPRGLEHGREVSVPPSPPRASPHWAQDPTVMVQLRDETPSWLSPEEPQAACKTQGLGHTPDTQAQARSLDVQSHPCQQPAAHLWDRHCKISIQAAGKRGPRLPIHTGQNLPKKPRLGRCQSPQRSPQRPHQGLVQTLQPPPCSADEAPQVARKAPRDLQGSGLQPGHNTPPLSAVQPCTVPHRPPLHHVPGQPLRMLFTRSDKGWWSSRFLTAPSFHPAEKTSRPVESPPILQKSEGQRSLVPPSVLYEDLQAPGKLPHGLGSWSCTHLSTVYGRNEEHSSLSGTPESKSSGRRR, from the exons ATGGCGGATCCTTCCACACGGCACTGGCCTTCCAGCCTGCTCAAGGCCCAGAAACGGAAGAAGCAACCCAAGGGAGCAGCGGGGCCGAGGGTTCCCCCGGCAGAGGAGGAGGATCCCAGG GTGAAGTGCAAAGACTGCGGAGCCTTTGGGCACCACGCGAGAAGCCTGAGGTGCCCCATGAAGCGTTGGCACGGGGCCCTTGCCCCCCAGCCCTTGGGCTCCAGAAAGCTGAAGGAGAACCTGGAACCACGGCCTCAGCAGGTCCCGCCCATCCCGcggccctccagccaggcggagagagagagggagcaaagaCAAAG GCAAGACGAGCAGCGGAGGAAGGCTCTGGTGCAGAGGTTTCCCAGGAGACCCCAAGGGAGGCAGCAGCcgagctggaaggaagggacagagtcCTGTGACTACGTGAGG CATGCAAACAGGCCACTGCCGGTCCACACAACCAAGAGGGAAACCGAGCCGGGCCTCGAGCTCCTGTGGAGGCTGCCTGTGAGGACACCCGACAGGACGTCCACTGGCTGTGCAGGATCTGCCATCCAAAGTCCTGGAGTGAGCCTCTTCTCCCCTCGAGGACTTGAGCATGGAAGGGAAGTTTCTGTCCCTCCAAGCCCTCCCCGAGCGTCCCCACATTGGGCCCAGGACCCTACCGTCATGGTCCAGCTAAGAGACGAGACGCCCAGTTGGTTGTCCCCggaagaaccccaggccgcctgcaAGACGCAAGGCCTGGGCCACACCCCCGACACCCAGGCACAAGCCCGGTCTCTGGATGTCCAGTCGCATCCCTGCCAACAGCCTGCTGCCCATCTTTGGGACCGGCACTGCAAAATCAGCATCCAGGCAGCAGGCAAGAGAGGTCCTCGGCTCCCCATTCACACTGGCCAGAACCTCCCAAAGAAACCGAGACTCGGTCGCTGCCAGAGCCCCCAGAGGAGCCCTCAGAGACCACATCAGGGTCTTGTCCAgactctccagcctcccccaTGTTCAGCGGACGAGGCACCCCAAGTCGCCAGGAAGGCTCCTCGCGACCTGCAAGGCAGTGGCCTCCAGCCTGGCCACAACACGCCTCCCCTGAGCGCTGTGCAGCCCTGCACGGTGCCCCATCGTCCACCACTGCACCACgttccaggccagcccctcagaatgCTCTTCACAAGATCAGACAAGGGCTGGTGGAGCTCCAGGTTCCTGacagctccctccttccatcctgctGAGAAGACAAGCCGTCCTGTGGAAAGCCCTCCCATCTTACAGAAGTCTGAGGGACAGCGTTCCCTGGTCCCACCGAGTGTCCTCTACGAGGACCTTCag GCCCCTGGGAAGCTGCCCCACGGCCTGGGCAGTTGGTCCTGCACCCACCTTTCTACAGTCTACGGACGGAACGAGGAGCACAGCTCGCTTTCAG GAACCCCGGAAAGCAAGTCCTCGGGGAGACGGAGGTGA